In Opitutaceae bacterium, the sequence CTCAGCGTGCACAAACGCGACTGCCCCGACCTGTTCAGGCAACTGCAGAAGAACAAGGGGCCGCTGCTCTACACCTGGCGCCGCCAGGAGGCCAGAATCGTTTCGGGCACGACCTTCATCCCGTAGCGTAGTTTCCTGGGAAGAATCATCGGGCGAACGAAAACCCGCTATTGTGTTTGCGCCGCAAATGCCCAAGCTCCACGCAAAAGTAGGCCATATTGAATACTGTGATGAGAATCCAGACGCCATCCCTTCGATCGCCTTCGCCAGGACGCATGAAGGTCATCGCCTGTCTGCTTGTAGCGATGACAGCGATGGCGGCCTTTGCGGCAGATGTCGGCGCAGCCAAGGACGCATCCGGCCGCACAGAACGAAAGCGCAGGGAAGAAGCCTCTGCGAAACGCGCCGCGAAGCCCGACAGCGGGGAGAACGCCTCGCGCGGACAGTCAAAAGATCGATCAGAAACGGACCCCTCATCCTCCCGCGCTCGCGTCTGGCTCACCTGAGCGGACAGTGCGGATGGACGATTTCCCAATCCCGTCTGTTTGAACCAGAGCGAAGGCTGCGCATTGTCGTGGCACGTTCGAAGGTTCGATTCCGAGATGTAAACCCTCAAAACACCGGGTTGTCTGCAGCCGGACATTCGGATTGAATTATATCGTCAACCGATATAAGCCTCGTCCCTTATGCCCGCGCCTTCGATCGCGTCAGAGTCTTCCGCGCATTCCGTTCCCGACCGTCTGTCGGACTTCAGCACGAACCGCCGCGTGCTGCTGCTCTGCGCACTCGCCGTCCCCATCGGAATCATCGGCGCCTTCGTGGCCAAGGTGCTGCTCTGGCTGATCGCGGTTTTCACCAATGCGGCTTTCTTCCTGCGTTTCTCCAGTGAACCGGTGACCCTGGATAGCCACCATTTCGGATGGTGGGGCGTTGCGGTGCCCGTCCTTGGGGGGCTCATCATCGGCCTGATGGCGCGCTATGGCTCGGAAAAGATTCGCGGGCACGGCATACCCGAGGCGCTGGAGGCAATTCTTCTCGGTCGCAGCCTCATCGATCCGAAAGTCGCCGTGCTCAAACCCGTTTCATCCGCAGTATCGATCGGAACCGGCGGGCCCTTTGGCGCGGAGGGGCCCATCATAATGACCGGTGGGGCATTCGGCTCCATGTTCGCCCAGCTCTTCAATCTGACCGCTGCGGAACGCAAGACATTGCTGGTTGCCGGCGCAGCTGCGGGCATGGCTGCGGTGTTCGCCACACCAATCGCGGCGGTCCTGCTCGCCGTGGAACTGCTCCTTTTTGAATGGAAACCGCGCAGCTTCATTCCCGTTGCCGTTGCCGCCGCGGTGGCCTCGGTCATGCGCGTGCCATTGCTCGGTGGCGGGCCGATATTTCCCGTTGCCCTTCACGATCCTCTCGGAGCGGAGGCGCTCGGTCTCTCACTGGTCGTGGGTGTCGGCGCCGGACTCCTCTCGGGCGGCCTCACCGCTCTGGTTTATTTCTGGGAAGACTTGTTTGAGCGCCTGCCCCTTCACTGGATGTGGTGGCCGGCACTCGGCGGACTGGCCATCGGGCTCGGCGGACTGATCGATCCCCGGGTGCTCGGCGTGGGCTATGAAACCATCCACGGCCTGATGCGCGGCAACGTGCTGATGGGGGCCCTCGTAAGCCTGCTCGTTGCCAAGAGCCTCGTGTGGGCCATAGCCCTGGGCTCCGGCACTTCTGGCGGAGTTCTGGCCCCGCTGCTCATGATGGGCGGCGCTCTCGGCGCGATGATCGGCCTGCTGACCGGCATCGGCGATCCCGGACTGTGGAGCATGGTCGGCATGGCCGCGATCATGGGCGGCACCATGCGTTCGCCGCTCACCGGCATGATTTTCATCCTCGAGCTGACACACGATCTCAACGCCCTGCCCGCCCTGATGATCGGCAGCGTGGCCGCACTCTGCGTAACCGTTCTTCTTCTCCGGCGTTCCATCCTCACGGAAAAACTTGCGCGTCGCGGCCAGCACATCGCCCGCGAGTACAGCGTGGATGTCTTTGAACTCATGCGCGTGAGCGACGTCATGGACCGCAAGCCGCCCATTGTATCCGCCGACACCACCGTCGCCACCCTCGCCGATCGCATTGCCCGCGGCGATCCCGCCGTCGCCACACGCCAGGGGACCCTCATCATCGACGCGGGTGGATCGCTCGCCGGCATCATTACGCGCAGCGATCTAATGAAAGTCATCCAGAAGGGCACCGCCAGCCGAACCACTGTGCTCGAAGCAAGCAGCAAGGACCTCGCCATCACGCACGCGGACGTCACCTTGCAGGATGCCATCGGTCTCATGCTCAAGCGGGGAATCGGCCGGCTGCCGGTTGTCGATCGCGATCACCCCTCGCGACTCGTTGGATATCTCGGTCGGGCGGACATCCTTGCAGCCAGACTTCGACGTCAGGAGGAGGAAGAGCGGCGCGAACGCGGGCCGATACTCGGCCGCGACCGACAGACCTAGCCTTTTGATTTCCAGTTCCGTCCAAACACCCACGATTGCGCCCGCACTTCTGTCAGCGTCATGCTGAAGATTCCTCCAACCATGGCCATCATGCGCGAAATTCCCCACGGATTGAAGCCACTTTGATACCCCATGTCCTCACCTGATAGTTTCAGAAAAGCGCTGACATCCTCTTTCCCGACAGATTCTCATTCACACCGACCCTCTCAGATTCATGTCCAGCCCCGACTTTACCCGTCGCGAATTCATGACGATGTCCGCCTCATGGCTCGGTGTCGCCGCAGTCGCGCGAGCCGCATCACCGGTCGCCGAGCCCATCATCGACATTCACCAGCACCTTCCCTACAGCGGCCGCACCGCGAAACAACTGCTCGCCCATCAAGCCGCAATGGGGATCTCGTTCACCATCCTGCTGCCCGCGGGATCCCGCTTCGGACTTGCCGCGGGTGTGAACCCCTTTCCGGAAACCAAAGCCCTGGCCGAACAGTACCCTGACCGCTTCCGTTGGTTCGCCAATGAGGTGAGCGACCAGCCCGACGCCATCGAGGTCATGCGCAGTCAACTGGAAGCGGGCGCCATCGGCATTGGCGAGCAGAAGTTTGACGTCGACTGCGACTCCGTAGCGATCGAGCGCGTAGCCGCTCTTGCCCGGGAGTTCGGTGTCCCCGTCCTCCTTCACTTCCAGCAGGGAACCTACAATCATCATCTCGAGCGTTTCCCGCGCATTCTGAAAAAGTTCCCGACCGTCGATTTCATCGGGCACGCGCAAACATTCTGGGGAAACATCTCGAAGGACTACGATGAATCGGTTCTTTATCCCAAGGGCCCCGTCAAGCCGGGCGGCCTCACCGATCGGCTGCTCTCGGAGCACCCCAACATGTATGCGGATCTCTCGGCCGGCTCCGGTTATCAGGCCATTATCCGCGATGAAGATCACGCGCGCGCTTTCTTTGCGCGGCATCAGGACAAGCTGCTGTATGGGAGTGACTGCTCCGACCCCGTCGGCCGCGGACCGGCATGCTCGGGTTCACGACAGATACTTTCGGTGAAGCGATTCGCACCGGACAAAGCGGCCGAGCGAAAGATCCTCTACGGCAATGCGCGCCGCGTGCTGAAGCTGACACACCTGCCAGCCTGAGCGCACCAGCCCGCGAAGGTCGCGCAGCGTGCGAAACCTGTCCAGCTTCCCCATTCCGCAATAGAGGTTCTCGCTAATCCACTTCAACTGGAATCCAGCAACCGGAATGCTGAATTGACGATTGATGTTGATGCATCAGCGCCTGAAAGCCCCAGCGGGGCGAAACAACCCCAGCCCATGGCAACGCCTTGGATGTTGAATGGAAAAACAAGCTCAAGCCCTGAAAGGGCGCAGTATCCCCAGCCCATGGCAACGCCGTGGGTTCATAGGTGAACCGAAAATAAAGAGCCCTGAAGGGGCGGCACAATTCTCTCAAATTTCCCTTGTTGCCCAGCCCGCTGACACCGGTGCTGTTGGACCACTGGCGGTTCCTGATGGAATCGTAGGCGTATTCATGGCGGCGACCCGGCAGCGGCGCAGCCTGGATCGCCACATTCGTACCGAGGTAGCCGATCCCCGCGGTCATTTCGCCACGTCCATTGTAGGCTTACTGGCGGTACGTGGCGTCGCCATAGTCGGCACAGGCCGTGCCCCTCTTGGAGTATTCGAGGTCATCTCGAATACCACAAAAGTTAGGGACTGAGTGCGTCCATGAAAACCAACAACCATGAGTGAAAGTCTCATCCGGCCAATTACGTCATTTAGCCGGCAACAACCGGAAACTGCGTTCCCGTGAGGGAAGGTGGAAAGCAACCGGACAATGAAAAGGACAGCCCGTAACGACAGTGAAGCTCATCCAATGAGCCCCGATAAACATAGTTACCCGCGCAGCCGAACCACTTCAGTCTTGGTGAAGGCTGACAGGGTTGGACGCTGGCAAACCCGATGAACAGTTGGAGAGGCCAAAATGACGATGGGTCCAATCAACCGCGCGGCGGGGTCGGCGAGCACGGGATGTCCGGAAGGTTGGGGGAAATAAGTGGAGAGAGCTCCGCGGGTGGATGTACATCCAACGCCCGGACCAACCTCGCGCCCGCGGGGAAGGCCGACGCGGCTCGTGGAGCAGTCAGATCGGTCCATAGTAGCGAAGAAGGTCGTAACGAGACCGGAGCGAAGGGACCGAACTTGAACGCAGGGAACAGCGTGGCAAGGGACGAGGCGATGGCTCCAATGCTGGGGATAAAAACGCCGATCAAAGTCCAAGCGCTACAACGAACCCTATATCGCAAAGCGAAGGAGAACAAACGGTGGCGGGCGTGGAGTCTCTATGGAGACTTGTGCCGCTGCGACGTGTTGGAAACCGCCATGAATGCAGTGGTGGCCAAGGCAGGAGCGGCAGGAATTGACGGGATAACGACCGGGCAGGTGAAGGCCAGCGCGGGAAAATTCCTTGAAGACCTGCAAGCGCAACTGAAGGACGGGGGCTATCGACCCGGTCCGGTTAAACGCGTCTGGATCGACAAGGCCGATGGAAAACAAAGGCCGCTGGGAATCCCCAACGTAATCGACCGGATCGTGCAGATGGCGCTGCTGATCGTGTTACAACCGATCGTTGAGGCTGACTTCGATGAAGGCAGCTTTGGGTATCGGCCGGGGCGCAAGGCCCATGAGGCGCTTGACGCCATCCGAAATCAACTGCGGCAGGGAAGAACGGAGGTCGTGGATGCAGATTTAAGCAGCTACTTCGATACGATCGACCATGCTGGATTGCTCCGGTTGGTGGCGCGGCGCGTGAGCGACGGCAGCATCCTGAGATTGGTGAAGCTGTTCCTTAAGGCCCCCATTGTGGAGGAAAAGAATGGCAGGAGTAGATATCACAAGAATGACCGGGGCACGCCGCAAGGCGGAGTCCTTTCACCGCTGCTGGCCAACCTGTATCTAAACAGTTTGGACCACGGAGTGAACGGCCATCCGGAGCTGGATGCGAAGCTTGTCCGCTACGCGGACGACTTCGTGTTGTTGTGTCGCCCCGGAAAGGGCGGCGCAATGTTGGAGCGACTGAAGCAGTATCTGCATGCCAAGCGACTGAGGCTAAACGAAGCGAAAACCCGGCTGGTCAACTTCCAGCAGGAGCCCTTCCGCTTCCTTGGCTTCAATTTCGCAAGGCGACGCAGTCCGCGCACGGGCAACTACTTCGTGCATGTGGAACCCAGCCCGAAAGCCAGGCAGCATCTGCGCGATGCCGTCCGTGATGAACTCAATCACTGGACGAAACATCGTAGCTGCGCCGAGGTGATCAGACGGGTGAATCGGATCACCCGAGGTTGGTCCAACTACTACCATTACGGACACTCCACCCATGTGTTTGGCAGCCAGCAACTCTGGCTGCGAAATCGCGTGCGACGGTGGCTATGGCGGAAGTATGACTGCAAGCATGGCCTGTTCAGTTTCTTCACCGACGCGCGGCTGGTCGGACAATATCAACTCTGGTCACTGCCGCTCACCTGTGCATGGCGCCGATAGCTTTGCGACGTATGTTCCCGGAAAGCCGGATGCGGCAAATCCGCACGTCCGGTTTGATGAGGGGCGGAAGCTGGCCGACTCTTTTCGGTCAGCTTCTGCCTACTCTACCCCCGTGGGTATGACTGCTGGAGGGGCATGCTTTTTCATGCCCACGGATCGCGCGTTGCGCCACGACGCCGGTGCATATTCTCATCGGCCCATTCCACTCTTCCCTTTCCGCGTGTCTCTGCGGTCAAGCGCTCCGATTCCATGCAATCCGTGGAATCCGCGCCATCCGTGGTCACAACGTTCGATTCCGAGCAACACGCGCCACCGGCGCACACGACGAGAGCCCAAGGCAACGCCTTGGGAACTCAAAACGTTCACAAGACCAAGCCTGGTGAGGAGCGAGGAATTCCTCGTGTCAGAACTTGAACGTGTTGGTGAGTATCACCTGCCGCTCGGGGGGAAGCCGGGCCGCCTGAATCTCACCGAGTGGATTCGCGGAAATCGGGATGAGCTGGTCAGGATCGCCGCCGATGAGATTGCGGACGTTCAACTGGATCGACCATTGATAGCGCTTGAAGATCCTCCGCTGGTAGGAGGCGAAGACATCCAGATTGAACTCCGTCGGCCCAAAGTAGGGATGCGCGATGTCGCTGACAATGTCGCCCGTCGCATTGTAGATGTACGGATAGCCGATGGCCACCTTGTCCTGCCAGCGAGCGGACGCACCGACCTTGACGCCCGACAGCGGACCCGTCCGGAAATCGTAGCGGGTCGTCACGTTCCAGCGCCATTTGCGCTGCTCCGCCGATACCACCCCCTCAAATCCGCGCTGATTGCGCAGCGGGGAGAGCACATTGTTTTCCCACCGCTCGCCGAAAGTGGTGGCGGCGCCACCGGAGACCGGGGCGTCCACGACATTGTAGAGGCCGGCCTCCCTGAGTCGCGCCTCCACTCCTTCGGCGAATTCGAGCACGCCGGGCTGGATGCGGGTTTGAACCGCCTCCTGCTTTGCGAGGTTGATCGCAATGTTCCAATTTGGGGTCAGCGATCCCGAGATCTCCAATTCCATGCCCTTGGTCACGACGTCGGCGGTGGAAGTGAGACCGGAAATGCCAGGGACCGAGACGAGCCCGGTCGTGCGGTTCAGCGAGGTGCCGGTGATGCCGGCGGCGCTGCGATAGGATTCGGGCGTGAGCGTGAGGACGGCATTGAAAATCTGATCGTAGGTTGTGATGCCGGCAGCCGCGGCGCCAGGGATGTCGGCAACAGCCAGGCCCGCGCGTTCGGCTTGCGACATGCGAGTGAGCCATTGCTCGTTTACCCAGCTTTCGAGGACGTTGAGCTGATTGCCCGCCCTGGCGTTGAGA encodes:
- a CDS encoding chloride channel protein → MPAPSIASESSAHSVPDRLSDFSTNRRVLLLCALAVPIGIIGAFVAKVLLWLIAVFTNAAFFLRFSSEPVTLDSHHFGWWGVAVPVLGGLIIGLMARYGSEKIRGHGIPEALEAILLGRSLIDPKVAVLKPVSSAVSIGTGGPFGAEGPIIMTGGAFGSMFAQLFNLTAAERKTLLVAGAAAGMAAVFATPIAAVLLAVELLLFEWKPRSFIPVAVAAAVASVMRVPLLGGGPIFPVALHDPLGAEALGLSLVVGVGAGLLSGGLTALVYFWEDLFERLPLHWMWWPALGGLAIGLGGLIDPRVLGVGYETIHGLMRGNVLMGALVSLLVAKSLVWAIALGSGTSGGVLAPLLMMGGALGAMIGLLTGIGDPGLWSMVGMAAIMGGTMRSPLTGMIFILELTHDLNALPALMIGSVAALCVTVLLLRRSILTEKLARRGQHIAREYSVDVFELMRVSDVMDRKPPIVSADTTVATLADRIARGDPAVATRQGTLIIDAGGSLAGIITRSDLMKVIQKGTASRTTVLEASSKDLAITHADVTLQDAIGLMLKRGIGRLPVVDRDHPSRLVGYLGRADILAARLRRQEEEERRERGPILGRDRQT
- a CDS encoding amidohydrolase family protein → MSSPDFTRREFMTMSASWLGVAAVARAASPVAEPIIDIHQHLPYSGRTAKQLLAHQAAMGISFTILLPAGSRFGLAAGVNPFPETKALAEQYPDRFRWFANEVSDQPDAIEVMRSQLEAGAIGIGEQKFDVDCDSVAIERVAALAREFGVPVLLHFQQGTYNHHLERFPRILKKFPTVDFIGHAQTFWGNISKDYDESVLYPKGPVKPGGLTDRLLSEHPNMYADLSAGSGYQAIIRDEDHARAFFARHQDKLLYGSDCSDPVGRGPACSGSRQILSVKRFAPDKAAERKILYGNARRVLKLTHLPA
- the ltrA gene encoding group II intron reverse transcriptase/maturase: MARDEAMAPMLGIKTPIKVQALQRTLYRKAKENKRWRAWSLYGDLCRCDVLETAMNAVVAKAGAAGIDGITTGQVKASAGKFLEDLQAQLKDGGYRPGPVKRVWIDKADGKQRPLGIPNVIDRIVQMALLIVLQPIVEADFDEGSFGYRPGRKAHEALDAIRNQLRQGRTEVVDADLSSYFDTIDHAGLLRLVARRVSDGSILRLVKLFLKAPIVEEKNGRSRYHKNDRGTPQGGVLSPLLANLYLNSLDHGVNGHPELDAKLVRYADDFVLLCRPGKGGAMLERLKQYLHAKRLRLNEAKTRLVNFQQEPFRFLGFNFARRRSPRTGNYFVHVEPSPKARQHLRDAVRDELNHWTKHRSCAEVIRRVNRITRGWSNYYHYGHSTHVFGSQQLWLRNRVRRWLWRKYDCKHGLFSFFTDARLVGQYQLWSLPLTCAWRR